The DNA window CTTTAAGACCCGATCGATTTGCTATTTTTTCATAATCAACTAGGGCTTCGTCAATGAGATCATGCAGATGGCCCATTTCGTTAGCACTTAAGCGTGTTGTCACTGACAGCTCATCTTCTTCGAGGACGGATAAAATCGTTAATTTTGCGTGATCCTCCTCAGCTTGATGAATCGCAAAATTCAAAGCTGATTGTCCTTGCGGCGAATCATCAACAGCAGCCAACACATGTTTGAATTGTTTTGCAACAAATTTATTAGTCAAAATCTTCACCTATTTTCCTGAAACATTTTGCATTGAGAAAAATAAACATTAAATAAATCGAAAGGATTCGTGAATCTACATGAATGAATTTTTCCTCTTAGGCTAAATTATCGTTCAAATATCATGAGAAATCAAAAGAGTTTTCCAACGGCATAGTGAATCGCAACTGTAATCAAGCCAATGATCACATTACGAATGACGGCTGACTTAACTTCCGACTTGCCTAAAAGGGCTGAAAGAGAACCAGTCATTGCCACGGCC is part of the Oenococcus sicerae genome and encodes:
- a CDS encoding universal stress protein; the protein is MTNKFVAKQFKHVLAAVDDSPQGQSALNFAIHQAEEDHAKLTILSVLEEDELSVTTRLSANEMGHLHDLIDEALVDYEKIANRSGLKDSQIDKMFAQGDNAGETVVKDVLPNSDIDLVVVGAHSRTGWSSHLGSQASYIAKTAPISVTIIRDQELVKDENKIGFLER